The following proteins are encoded in a genomic region of Oryza brachyantha chromosome 11, ObraRS2, whole genome shotgun sequence:
- the LOC102699908 gene encoding protein PSK SIMULATOR 3-like has product MATSYFIVEICSIVYLLSLHSLENGPITQDYSHTTAASKMEGLMAAVKKTVILFDALRRLGVSERMYKDAKAQDMPLGPFQNAVKIEKVIVQSAKKNTLWVKKMEHIMEKLVYIVHFLPSEINCVFYKEHEEDGSANTNESPQQTLGSHDLQLHYAKIITAIQNLFQPQAFVTTTSTKSGIDSLFRALP; this is encoded by the exons ATGGCtacatcatattttattgtcGAGATTTGttc CATTGTGTACCTCTTGTCATTGCACAGTTTGGAGAATGGTCCCATAACTCAGGATTACTCCCATACAACAGCAGCATCCAAGATGGAGGGTCTGATGGCCGCTGTGAAGAAGACTGTG ATACTGTTTGATGCGTTACGCCGATTGGGAGTCTCTGAGAGGATGTACAAGGATGCCAAGGCACAAG ATATGCCACTTGGGCCTTTCCAGAATGCAGTGAAGATCGAAAAAGTAATTGTGCAAAGTGCGAAGAAGAACACACTTTGGGTCAAGAAGATGGAACAC ATTATGGAGAAGCTTGTTTACATTGTGCATTTCTTACCTTCTGAGATCAACTGCGTCTTCTATAAGGAGCATGAAGAGGATGGATCTGCCAATACTAACGAGAGCCCTCAGCAAACGCTAGGGTCTCATGACCTCCAGCTGCATTATGCAAAGATCATCACCGctatacaaaatttg TTTCAACCGCAGGCATTTGTAACAACAACGTCTACAAAAAGTGGCATAGATTCATTGTTCCG